The Oncorhynchus kisutch isolate 150728-3 linkage group LG10, Okis_V2, whole genome shotgun sequence region TCTTGCGGGTCTGTGTATAGATGTGTGCCGGCCTGTTTGGGAGAGACtaaaaagagagggatgagaaagaAAGAGCCAGTTGTAAGAGATGGGGAGCAGTGCAAGACTTATACTACTGTTAGTCAGCGGCGGTTGATGATGATAATTATCCCAGTGTGTTAAATGATTACTGAGGCTGTGAGTAATTGCTTCAGCAGCTCACAGGACTCTCCAAAATGGACTTCTTTCACAACTCTCGTATCTGGAGCAGCTAAATCAGGCGAGCCAGGAAGGCAAAGGGTGGTGGCGAAGAAAGCCTTTTGAATTTCACAGCTGCCTCActacaaccacaaagaccaatcGGAGACTGTTGGGCACTTCAATAGGACTCCAGCATAGAATTGATGAAAatgaaaatgtcaacattctctTGCGTGATAAGGTTTACTGCTAGTGGCTGTTTagaaacattgtgtgtgtgtgtgtgtgtgtacagaggtAAAGATTGTGCATGATTGGTCTGATCACAGCAGTCAGATCCTCAGTCTTCTGCAGATGGCATCCTGTTTATACCATCTCTGTATCTCAATCATGACCATACCCAATGCATTGCAGAGCTTCACATAATACACTATGCATCTTACCACTGGTTGTACTTTCCAATGTGTGTCAAACTATTGTTGTAGTGGCTACTCTCTATGACATGAGACATTGGATGGAAGAGGCCTACTTACGGAGACTGTTCGCAGGTACCCTGTTGGCTTGCATGTTGTCATAGTGCTGTCCATGCACTCCAATGTCTTCTGAGTGTTCTCCTGGACCAGGCTGGCGCATCACCTGGGCTAGAGCCCTGACAAAAAACACAAACACCTCAATCAGCTGGTTCACTCAATAATAAAACGTGGCAAGGAAATCAAAAAGGCTATGAAAACGAGCAAAATGACAGGAGCTCAAACGCTGTAAACCTCAATATTTATCGGAAATCCTTACAGGTCTTAATGTTTGAATAATGTAGATTACATCAAATCAATTATTCTCATGCTTGTAGATAAACTACGAATGACCAATTATCATATGCTCGAAGGGTTTTCGTTTGATATGCACAGTACCATTTATGCTATATTGGGTTAGTGGGATCACCTTCCTTTGTGCATTGATAATATAGTTGAGAATTATGACAAATCACAATAGGGATCACAAGGCATGTTGAGACAAAGGAAACCCACTgagcacagacgtcagttcaacgtctagttttgatttacttttggttgagttgtcaactaacgtgagtTCAACGTGAAATTAAAGTCATCACATTGAATCTTtctgttgaaatgacatggaaacaacattgaatCAACCAGTTTTTTGAGGAAGTGAACCTTAAGTTTGCTTTTCCTTTAAAAAGAACAATGAATCTAATTCAAATGATAAAATCTAGGGCAGTGAGATATTTAAAAACAATTGCAGGTGTAATGGAGTAAAAAAGTGGCTTTTAATGGCACCATGTTGGTAGATGACATCATGGGAGATGAGAGCATGGCTCATCACACACTATTACCTACAACACATATGGTTTTACCAGGACGTAGTGAGCATGGCTCATCACACACTACTCCCTACAACACATCTGGTTTTACCAGGACGTAGTGAGCATGGCTCATCACACACTACTACCTACAACACATCTGGTTTTACCAGGACATAGTGAGCATGGCTCATCACACACTACTCCCTACAACACATCTGGTTTTACCAGGACATAGTGAGCATGGCTCATCACACACTACTCCATACAACACATCTGGTTTTACCAGGACATAGTGAGCATGGCTCATCACACACTACTACCTACAACACATATGGTTTTACCAGGACGTAGTGAGCATGGCTCATCACACACTACTACCTACAACACATCTGGTTTTACCAGGACGTAGTGAGCATGGCTCATCACACACTACTACCTACAACACATCTGGTTTTACCAGGACATAGTGAGCATGGCTCATCACACACTACTCCCTACAACACATCTGGTTTTACCAGGACATAGTGAGCATGGCTCATCACACACTACTACCTACAACACATCTGGTTTTACCAGGACGTAGTGAGCATGGCTCATCACACACTATTACCTACAACATATCTGGTTTTACCAGGACGTAGTGAGCATGGCTCATCACACACTACTACCTACAACACATCTGGTTTTACCAGGACATAGTGAGCATGGCTCATCACACACTACTACCTACAACACATCTGGTTTTACCAGGACATAGTGAGCATGGCTCATCACACACTACTCCCTACAACACATCTGGTTTTACCAGGACATAGTGAGCATGGCTCAAGACATCAACGCAATTGGACAGGTATTCACAGTCACTCAAAGAAAATAGGCATTGCCTATGATTGCCAATCAAATTGTGGTCAGTAGAACTGACTGAGCATGTATATTTATTCTATATTTTAACACTTCCCACTGGTCAAAAATTGGTTGGATcatgaatcaatgttgtttccatgtgtatgtgaccaataaaatctcatttgatttgatttcaaccaACAAATATATGTGATATGGGAAAACTAACTGAATTTGAAAAAGGTCATCAAGGTAAGGACATTTCGTATTtatttcacccaacttttaactgaaatgctttgttgatttttgttgttgatttcaaccaaatgtaaatagaAACTAGAAATTGAACGGACTTCTGTGTCCAGTGGGTTATCACCTAGTTAACAAAACAGAATATTGAATGCATCGAAATATTTAAGGAAACTTCTGACACCCAAATAAAAGTTAAATTCCTGCATTCATTTAGGCTATCCAAAGTTGTTACTGCATTGCGCACAGGGACTGCTGATGTTgtttactgtacacacaccttgACATGTTTTCTCTGTGTGGACGGTGCGCCTTTTCAAGTCCAAGTTTTGTGAAAATCCCAACGAGGGCCATTATGGCAACAACTCCACATATTATATACACAATTAAGTTTGTCTTATCCTTTGTGGGATCGTGAGTGGGGTCTTTTTTCTTAGGCGGGGGTCTGCCTGTCATCATCCACGGCGGCGTGTCATAGTTTTTGCAGGTGGTCTGGTCCAGCCGCGAGCTTGTAAACTCACAGCAGAATCTGAAGCCACAGGTCCCGCAGCAGTACAGGTAACTGCCCGTCTGGCACACAAACGGCGGATCCCACTGGCCCATCACATCGTAATAACCCCGGCACCTGTCCTCTGTATGCGGACTCTCCGAAACGCTATTCTCTCTGTTCAATTTTGACTCGTTGGTACCCGTTGGTACCATAATAAAGCCGTCCAGCTTCTGCCCTGGCTCGCCCTCCGCGTCGCATACAAGAACTTTCACCAAAAAGTAGCCAAGCAACAACCCCGCGCTTCTCATCATGTGCGTCCCTTTGTTACTTTTCTTCTCCACTGTAGACGAAGGAAAGGCGATGACCAGGTATCATAACAAGCTTGTACGCATAATCCAAGAACATGAAACACAGCCATCCGCTATGATTATCATGATTACGCAACGCAACTTCTGCGCGTAATTGTCCATCAGCGCACGGTGATGTTGTATGGCAATTTGTGTAAATGTTATATCTGTTCCAATtgcttacaacaacaaaaaaactgatGCGACAACAACACTTTTACAGTTGCTACAGGTATCTTGAATAGGTTTAAATCATTTCTCTGCGCTGCGCCACAGACATCCTCCGGTGACTGTCGGAGTCCTTATTGGTAGTTCACTCCAGGCAGTGGAAATATTACCGAACCAATTACCGAACGAGTGAGGAGGAAAAAGGAGGTGGAGACACTTGTGGtaggtgggagagagacatgtatGCAATCTGTTTTTATACAGAACAACATACTCATGCTCAGATTTCAATGTTTTCATAGTAGCCTACTGCAGGCTACAGAAAAAAGATATACTGTATTCAGACACTACAATACTGTCCGaattgttttttatttctttgCCTATAAAGTCACAGGGTGCATTGAAATGATAGATTTGCAATGTTGCTGTTGTCTGTCAAGTCAAATGGAATTTCATGCATGTTGTATTTGACTGCTATTTGTGGCCAATATATCGCACCCTATTTGTTTCATTATGTATTGTTCAATAGGCCACAGCTATGAAAAGAGCCTATAGGCCAAGCAAACAAGGTGTGATTAGTATTGTTGTGACCTTTGTCATTGTATTGCTGTAACTGTATTGCCATTTGAGGTGATAAAATATACATAATCAATACATTTCGTCTGACTAATGCATTTCATTTGTATACCTGTACATTTTGGAATTCTGAATGTATTTCCCTTGATTGTACCACACACAAAAGGGCATGATCATATCATTATTTCTGTAAGACTTTTACTGTGGGTGTTAAAACCTCTAAAGCGCTTGATTATTGAGAACAACTCCCTAGTCAAAACAATCCTATAGGATTCCAATAGAAAAATATAGAACCTATCCTATAGGATTTTATTCCTATACAATCCTATAGGGGTCCATTTGGagtggttccaatagtttttatTTGATTGGAATCCAATAGGAGTTTTTGACTAGGTAGATGTTCTCTACATCAAAGTGCTTCAGAGGTTTCAACACTCACAGTCCTAAATAAATAATTGCATGATCACGCTATTTTGTGTGTGGTACAATCAGGGGAGATACAATTACATTCAGCATATCAAAATCCAGTGGTGTAAATACTTTCGTTGTTTTTTctggtatctgtactttgctttactatttatatttttgactacttttacttctctccattcctaaagaaaataatgcacttttgtacttcatacattttccctgacacgcaaaagtatttgttacattttgcacgcttagcaggacaggaaaatggtcaaattcacagaCTTATTAAGTGAACTGCTTctaatctggcggactcactaaacacatacttcatttgtaaatgatgtctgagtgttggagtgtgcccctgaatATCCGTAAATTGAAAAATAAAAActagaaaatggtgctgtctggtttgcttaacccttgtgtgttgtcttaagggtaaaAAATGACTCGCCAcgatgtttaacagcagagaaaacccccttaattatatattttttcaactgGAAATTTGATGACTTTTCCTAGTGACCCCAACAtgagaaaaagtgaaacattgcctttgttcatatttccatgaacgCTGttcaccaccagggtacaaagattgtcttagggtcatttttgacccagtagttataaaatcatttacacgccacaaaaaccacaaacacacacctacacacacacacacacaatgagaaattgagatgtgtgctactgattgaactcagacaAAACTAAAACGTTCTTGTGCATGTGCAGCATCTACCCTCCACGACTCCACACATGACTGTAGTTcacaaacaaaataaaaacaatttcagacaaaataaaaaTAGACAAAAATGTCTTGAAAGTGTTGTTTACTAATGGGGAATGCAGTCAGACGCTATAAAGGTGCTACAgatgacagtccccccccccagtTCTCTTTTTGCTGAAGCCATGAGTGCACATTTCAGGTCGTAGATCAGATTTTTTCAGTtgtccaggaggaacaagagaacaatgatttagaagaggaggtatctgaagaagaagatgggaagaatacaacccagagcatgatgcatcatcttcagatgaagaagaagatggggaagaatacaacccagagcCACGATAtatcatcttcagatgaagaggaaatcccccaagctgaaagagacacatttttgtcaaagaacagcaaaataacatggtccttgtcaccatgtgacaaccagggcaggatggcagcacaaaatGTCATAAAGATGACCCCAAGGCCCACTAGACATGCAGTTGCCCATGCCCAGGACATcgcctcaacattctacatgttcatcacatcagccatcGAAACAAAATCATCCTGGAGATGACATATTTGGAGGGTTTCCGTAAATATGGTAACAACTGGAAAAggatggatgagattgacctgcgtgcctacatagggctgctaatcttagcgggtgtgtataggtcccgaggcgAGGCTACATGTAGTCTCTGGGATGCAGAGAGTGGAAGGGCTGTACCACGATGTCACTGAaagtctttcacactttctcaagaATGCTACAATTTGATAACCGTGAGTCAAGACCTGCAAAACATGTGAGAGACAAACTGgcggccataagagaggtctgggagaagtgggtggagcatctaccatacctctacaaccctggttctgaagtaacagtggatgagcaactggttccattcagaggtaCATTTTTATGTTCATATCTGTAATGTAACTGATTTTCACAATTAATTTTATTATGTATTGCTGTAATATCATTGATTTATTGGATTGTTTTCTGTGACACTGATACTAATAACTGATAGTAATCTCTTTTGTCAAAAGGTCGCTGTCCTTTCCGGCAGTAtatgcccagcaagccagcaaagtATGGCATCAAGATATGGGTGGCCTATGACGCACAATCCTGCTacgcttggaagatgcaagtctacaCAGGGAAGCCAACCAGTGAAGGCCcggagaagaaccaggggatgAGGGAtgtgcttgatgtgacagatgAACTGAGGGGGCACAATGTCACGTGACAATTTCTTCACTTCTTATGAACTCAGCCAACAGCTCCtaaagaggaagatcaccatggttggcacagttagaaagaacacgCCTGAGCTCCCCCTGCACTCctcacaacaagggggagagaggcattctcatcaaagtttgcattcacccccaccaccactttagtttcttacctcccaaagaggaacaagaatgtggtcctcctgagcacactgcacaaaacggctgagatcagtgatcgcGAGGagaggaagccagccatcatcctggactacaaccacaacataGGAGGcaaggacaacctggacaaggtgattggaacttacagctgcaggaggatgactgcctgCTGGCCCTTGGTCATCTTCCaaaacatcattgatgtgtcctcttACAATGCCTTcatgatatggaacaagatcaaccctacctggatgcctgataagcggaacaagaggagggtgttcctggagcagctagGAATAGCACTGGTAACCCCACATATTCAAAGAAGGGAGCACCGCCCcagcacagcagcctctgcagcacctgaggctgcagctggggcaggcaagaggaggagatgccaattaTGCTGCCAAAGAAAGAATGtaaaaacaaatactatgtgctgcacatgtgagaaatacacctgcaaagtccatgcacacacacttgcatactgtcctacatgtgctaattagagttgattgattcaTGTTCTTCACATTTTCTTTGGatctattatcttattttattcttatttattgttgcTGTTTATACATCTTATCGGTGGGGGCAATGGTtaaaaaaatgggagaagactcatattttgtagttgaattcctcattgtacagtatataagaacATATTACTATGTTGCACAAAaagtttcccttcaataaaattcattcaaaactactttctgcacatttctgttACTTTCTTAGGCTATAGAAGTGCTATCCTTTGCTAAAGAAAAACGTGGGTTTACACCTATtcagtacctttagcaataataataataataaacctctactttagtaaagaaaacaattatgacaggtgtgttgtaataaaaatgtgtggtgtccactgattaaatgcagtctttctgcattgtgaagagggaaaacccacatattcacaaagtttgtgatgaatgacaggttgtttcttcatgcaaaatagatttgcgGTTTAAAATTCAATCAAGCTGCATTATTTTAGGGGTTTGGTGAAGGTGGGTCATTTTTGAACCTcaggacaaggggagtatacagaatgttaagactacacaaagggagtatacagaatgttaagactacacaagggttaataataaggaatttgaaattatttatacttttaatttgacttttgatacttaagtatatctgagcaattacatttagttttgatacttaagtatatttaagaccaaatacttttagactttttacTCAATACTATTTTAGTCATTTTCatttagtcattttctattaatgtatctttacttttactcaagtatgacaatttggtactttttccaccccTGTACAGTCATACAAATCAAATGCATTCACAAAATTGTGCCCCTAACCGATAGGATTTTATTTTAGAATCCTATAGGAGTCCAATAGGACTAGTTCCAGGGGGGAATCCTATACTGTAcgtcaaatgtttgtttttttaggagagttttttttttttacaggacaGATGTAAGTAGAGGTAtggagacagatatagagaggggtACAGAAAGTGCTTAAGGGCACAGACAGTCAGCCGAGCCTTGGCTCAAACCCCTGTTGCCGAGGGGGCATGTGGTCCGGAGTCGGGAGCTTAGACCGCTACACCAGACTCCAGCACACTGATAGGACATTTCTGTAAGATTAGGATCCTATAagaattcaatgtttttttctcctaTAGGATTTCTATTCATTCTGTCGATCAAAATTGTATAGATATTTACATTACATTCAAAAGGATTTATTCTCAAATCTTGGCTATACACTATAACTTCACTGCTTAATATAAGGAGCACCCACCCTCCAAACCTTTTATAAAAGTACCTACAGTATGAATGTGGACAGTAACACATGTGAACTACTGTATAATAACATCATAATCAGCGAATATTGAACTACTACTATTGCAACTTTAAATGGTGACCTTATAGTGGGGAACCGCCGGTAATGTCCCCTCTACCCAGTAGCTGTCTTGTGAAGTCCCATCCCCCCCCATGGTCCAAGGGACATAACTTGAGTAAACATTTGCATCTGGTGCATCTGCATCACACATTCAAGTTATTGTGCCAACCAGTAACAACAATAGCTGTGAAACCTACTGAGATTGTTTGCAAGGTTCTTTACATGTGTGTCAAAATGGTGTACTATGTGGGATTACAGCCAAACAGCATAGAACTTGATTAACAATTTGATGTAATCTTAATGTGGCACAGGTCATCATATTTACATTGTTCACAATATCTGGATCAGGTGTGACAAGAGGTCACTAGATTGGAACTGGTAGTTACATCCAGGAGGGAGATAGGGAAGCTAGGGAGGGAGCACCttctagggatggagggagggtggggggggggacagttcTGGGGGGGAGGGAAGGATGCGGGGAGGGGTACAACcctgggagaaagggagagagggaggaacggAGGGGAGGGAGCTAggcaggtagggagggagagggggtggtaCAACcctgggaggaagggagagagggaggaacggaggggagggagggaggcaggtagggagggagggagagggggtggtaCAACcctgggaggaagggagagagggaggaacggaggggagggaggcaggtagggaGGGACAGGGGGTGGTACAACcctgggaggaagggagagagggaggaacggAGGGGAGGGAGCTAggcaggtagggagggagagggggtggtaCAACcctgggaggaagggagagagggaggaacggaggggagggagggaggcaggtagggagggagagggggtggtaCAACcctgggaggaagggagagagggaggaacggaggggagggaggcaggtagggaGGGACAGGGGGTGGTACAACCctgggaagaagggagagagggaggaacggaggggagggaggcaggtagggaGGGACAGGGGGTGGTACAACcctgggaggaagggagagagggaggaacggAGGGGAGGGAGGCACGTAGGAAGGGACAGGGGGTGGTACAACcctgggaggaagggagagagggaggaatggagggtaGGGAGGCAGGTAGGGAGGGACAGGGGGTGGTACAACcctgggaggaagggagagagggaggaacagaggggagggaggcaggtagggaGGGACATGGGGTGGTACAACCCTGGGGGGAAGGAGTTGGGGGGTCTCATTATCTTCAGGTTGTTCTTGTCCTCTACTTTTCCCAACATAAAGAAGGTAAAGGGAACATTCTGTTTTTTGTATGCAAAGCTGACTATTATACATTAAATGACAGAAATGCTATTATCTTTGTGTTAATGTACCTAAAAATGTCATTTCCTTCCTTTTTATTTGCATATAAGCACTGTATAGATGCTGTGCATTCAAAATGTTGTGTTATTATAACATTGTATGTAGTATTTGATGTTATATTGTAATGTCTAATTCAAAGACAAGACGTTTCCTGAataagaatcaaatcaaataactTAAGTCTCCCTATAGGACTGCGAGAATCCTACAGGATCCAATAGGATCTCTTTTGATTTCCAATAAGAAAAAAGTAGTCCAATAGGATTCCGATTGGATTCTGATAGTTACACTATCATTGTGTAACTATCAGAATCGAGGACTTTTGGGTGTAACTATCATTACTAGGGCTTTGGGTGTATCATCCTCATAGCAGTTGGACACAAAAGGATATTTTAGGACGGTTTCATTACTTTGTAATGGGTTTGTAAACAACTGCTGTGGAGCTGTGACATTACTTCCCAAGATAACAGTAGGCTACTATAGCACCTTATtattcaggttggatggggggtTGTCATGGGCAACGGCCGGGTCAATGAGACACTTCAAGTGGTACTTGAGAGTCACTATGGGAGATCATTGAGTACATATATTGCCATAGAAACCAGGTGCATAATAAGATAACAGTTATCATCTTCCTCTCCCATTACCTTACCAAGAGTTTTTCTCCAGGCTCTGTCCATTACTACATTTTTCCAGCGGGGAACCGCGAGGGCCTTCTAGGCCTTCCGAGGTCTAAggatttatgatttttttttaaatattttttgtatttctattTCATCTTTACAAATAATTGCTATGATCTTCTAATTTCATTTCTCCAGTTTGTGTTGGAAAGAGAAGGGTTAATACTGGAAAAAATATCCAATCAGGATTTTCTTTGGGGGTCTTTCGGTAGAAAAATCTAGCTAGTTCAGCCAGCCATTGACTAGGCCTCCAGAGGCTGGAAAAAAGGCCTCTGCCATTCAACACTGACAGCGCAAGATAAAATAATCAGTGGCTCGAGCGGTAGATTTCCTGAGCTAGTAACTTTAGCTAGCTTATGTTGTAGTAGTGTGACAATGTTAGTTAGCTTGTGTTGTACTAGTGTAACCATGGTGATGGCGGCTGCAGCAGCTGTTATCAACTTCAAGGTGGATGCTGTTGCTAATTTTTTTAGCATCACCCTTTCCACGATTAACTCTCACACTTCTTTCAAATGTAGTTTACAAATGATCATCATTTGGTGAGTGGCACTGTTTGTTTTTGCAGCTCGCATGCTGTTAGCTATCCCTTTGAAAGTAATGtaacattgttgcatttaaacATTAGATCACAGTTGAGTGGAATGaacattataaaatatatttgcaaTGGGAAGTAACAGCTGATTTGTTCATTTCATTTTGACCTACTAGAGTGAATGGGCTGCTTCTCTTTAACATTATttgatgctgtgtgtgactgctgtcacCTGTTTATCTGTCTCTCCTTCAGCGCCATGGAGTGTACAGGTTTTATGGTCGTTGTCCTTTCAGCACCATGAGCCTGTCACCTTTGAGGTGACACGGTTGTTGTTGCTATTGGTGTTAATGTGATTCACAGGTTGTTTAAACAGTGTGTTCTTTGTTTTGCTGGTCACACTATTTTATGCTTTGTGTCCATgctggttctgtctctgtgtgcgcGGCAGCCCGAGGCATAGCCAGGCCTGTTTGATTAATTCATAATGTCATCAAAAAGCATTGCTCTTTTTTCGCTAGAACTCGAATGGTCCGACTACAGAAGACATAATGTGAGATGCATTCAGTGATGCTATGTTTTCTGTTATATTCTTGATTTTTGAGTTTGATACAAGGTATTGGAATATTTCTGGTTCCTCTGAAGGCCTAGTTCCTGTCCTATAGTCACAGTTCACCACTGTATTTTTCTTAAACTTGAAGAAATGGTTGTTGTAACACCAAACCTACTACTTATTGTGAGTTCAATCGTCAATGTACTCTAATTCCCCATTTGTAAAAAGGACATTGATAAAAGACCAGTTGCAAATGTGACAATCTGGGTTCATATCCTGGTCTTACCACAATACGCTTTGCTGTTGGGCTTGGGGAGCTAGCACAAGGCTTCAGCTCTCAGGCTCATCTCATGTGTTCACTGAACCATCTGTTTTACAGTCTTGAGCTAATGTAGTAACACTAGTCAATGTAATTAATGACATGCAAATTTAAACATAAAATAATAATTGAATAAGCATTTCATAAAATGTTTCATAATGGCTGATAAAAATAACAGGCTTTTAAGATTAGACAATTTCCTGTTGCTTGTTGTTATTTCTATTAATATTTCAAAGTACTATGTTCCAAATTTCAGGCTAAATTAATCTTTCTTATGCAGCATGTTACAAATCCGTTATGTTTTGCAACTCATTGAACAACAAGGGCACAACCTGAACTATGAGTGatcaggggcctcatttataaacattGTGTACGTAGAAAATATCCCCCAAACCATGCATGCGCCACTTTCCCGCAAAAGTTGGCAATTATAAAAACTGAACTTAGAGTGAGAATGTCCTTAGCTCCACGCAAACTTTAGaccatgtgtgcatacattttctaGTGGTTAACGTATTGTATTGCAAGCATTGGCGACTCGTCCATTAGGGTATTAAGGGCAGTGCCCCACTTGAGATTGGTCCAAAAATGGTTTAGCATATATTTTtcatcaaaatatatattatatcatTCATGTTTAAAATACCCATAAAAGTGTGGTTAATTTCTGTACATTTTAATGTTTCAAAAATATATAGTTCAAAACAAGCTGCTTAGTTACCTACTGCTccgctatcaaatcaaatcaaattgtatttgtcacataaacatggttagcagatgt contains the following coding sequences:
- the LOC109897607 gene encoding protein shisa-9B; translation: MMRSAGLLLGYFLVKVLVCDAEGEPGQKLDGFIMVPTGTNESKLNRENSVSESPHTEDRCRGYYDVMGQWDPPFVCQTGSYLYCCGTCGFRFCCEFTSSRLDQTTCKNYDTPPWMMTGRPPPKKKDPTHDPTKDKTNLIVYIICGVVAIMALVGIFTKLGLEKAHRPHRENMSRALAQVMRQPGPGEHSEDIGVHGQHYDNMQANRVPANSLQANQMNSVGPGSSLMPGLGSPPHPYPSLGQIPSPYEQQQPGKELNKYASLKAVAEKVNDNFYTNRRHMVEMAAKGSLPMHPMHRIEQEPSNPYSPPLQPSLKQNGHKSKSTKGHSSHSSSSHTLAYGSNTIANPGMQKNWDGSETVGRRQSHGTKKHCTIEQVNEMHSTSRSQHYMPPQPYFVSNSKTEVTV